The Hyphomicrobiales bacterium genome contains the following window.
CGCCGTTACCACCACCCGAATCGGTCCCGAAGTACTCGTTGTAGGTATCGGCCGGCTCGTCTTCGGGCTTGAAGGCCTCGAGGATCGCATCGGGGTCGGAGGCACTGGTCCTCAGGCCGGTCTTGCGATTGACACGGATCATCTTGACGCCCGGTGGCGAACGGAACGGAATCGCTGGCTGATTGGCCAGGGCAAGCTGCATGAAATCACGGAAGACCGGCGACGAGATCGAACCACCGGTTTCACCCTTGCCCATCGGGCGCGGCGTGTCGAAGCCGATATAGACGCCCACCACGAGGTCGGGCGAGAAGCCGACGAACCAAGCGTCCTTTTCGTCGTTCGTGGTGCCCGTCTTGCCGGCGAGCGGCTTGCCGACGGCTTTCACCCGCTGCCCCGTGCCGCGCTCCACGACGCCCTCCAGCATCAGGGTCATTTGATAGGCGGTGTGTGGGTCGACGATCTGGCGCCGGGCATCGGCCAGCTCGGGTTCGGGCTGATTCGCCCAGCTCTCGAAGTTGCAGTTGCCGCAGGCGCGCCGGTCGTGCCGCCAAACCGTGCGTCCACGACGGTCCTGGATACGGTCGATGAGCGTCGGCTCGATGCGCTTGCCTCCGTTGGCGAGCATGGCGTAGCCGGCGGTCATACGCAAAAGCGTGGTCTCACCGGCGCCGAGCGACATGGAAAGCACGGGAAGCAGGTTGTCGTAGATCCCGAAGCGTCGCGCGTAATCGGTGATGATTGGCATTCCGACGTCACGCGCGAGGCGCACGGTCATGAGGTTGCGCGACAGCTCGATGCCCGTGCGCAACGTGGAGGGGCCACCGAAGTTCCTGGAGTAGTTCTCCGGCTTCCAGTCGTCCTGTCCGTTGCCCTGCTCGATGGTGATCGGAGCATCGAGGATGATCGACGACGGTGTGTACCCATTGTCGAGCGCCGCCGCGTAGACGAACGGCTTGAAGGACGATCCCGGCTGGCGGCGAGCCTGGACGGCCCGGTTGAACTCGTCCTTGTTGCGCTCGAAGGAAAAACCGCCGACGAGCGCGCGCACGCGCCCCGTGTGGGGGTCCATGACGACCATGCCGCCCTGCACTTCGGGGCGCTGCATGAGTTCCCAATTGCCCTGCTGGCCATCGACGGGGCGAACGAAAATGACGTCACCGACCTTGAGCAGCCCGGCGAGCCCCTGAGACTTGGGCGGCTTGGCCCAGGCCGCACTCTGAAGGCGCAACCGGCCAGTGGTGCGATCGGCCATCAAAGCCCCGTTCGGGTCTCTTGTCGGCTCGAGACCGAGTTCCGCCACATCACGGCCGACGTCGAGAACCACGGCGAGCCGCCAAGGGTCGATGTTCTCGGGCGCTTCGACGGCGGCGAGCGTCGCCCCCCAATCCCCCGAAGCATCGATGCTGGCATGCACACCGCGCCAGCCCTGGCGGCGGTCGTACCGAACGAGCCCCTCGACGAGTGCGAGCTTGGCCATCTGCTGGAGGACCGGATCGAGCGCGGTCCTGACCGAAAGACCGCCCCCGTAGAGACCGGCGTCGGTGTAGATGTCGACGAGTTGCTTGCGCACCTCCTCGGCGAAATACTCCGAACCCGGAAGCCAGGTCCCGAGCGGCCGAAAGCTCACGTCGAGCGGATCGGCCGCCGCCTCGTCGTGCTGCTCCTTGGTGATGAACCCGTCCGCCAGCATGCGGCCCAGCACGTAGTTCCGCCGGATGATCGCGGCATCGCGCTTGCGGATCGGATGGTAGTTGTTGGCACCCTTCGGCAAACCGGCCAGGAAGGCCGCCTGCGCAAGGCTCAGGTCGCGCAACTCGCGATTGAAATAATAGAGCCCGGCCGCCGCCACGCCGTGGATCTGCGGCCCGCCCATGTAGATCTCGTTGAGGTAGAGTTCGAGGATGTAGTCCTTGTCGAACGCGTGCTCCATCTTGAGCGCGAGAATGGCTTCCTTGATCTTACGCTCGAAGCTGCGCTCGTTGGTCAGGAGGAAGTTCTTGGCCACCTGCTGCGTGATGGTCGAGGCGCCGGTCAGACGCCCGCCCTTGAACGCGACGGCGACGGCGCGCGCGATGCCCGCCGGATCGATGCCGTTGTGCTCGTAGAAGTTCTTGTCCTCCGCCGACAGGAACGCCTGGCGCACCTGTTCGGGAATGGCGTTGATGGGTACGAAGATGCGTCGCTCGCGGGCATATTCGCCGATCAGGCTGCCATCGCTCGCGTGGATGCGTGTCATCACCGGCGGCTCGTAACGCCGCAGCACTTCGTAGTTCGGCAGGTCCTGCGTGATCTGCCAGAACACGATACCGACAACCGAGGCGGCCGCCACGAAACCGAAGAATCCGACGGTGAACAGGAAGCCGAAGAAGCCGAGCAGGAGGCTCTTGCGCCGCTTCTTTTTCTGTACCTTCGGAGGCAGTATGGCCGGGTTCATGGTCATCGGCTGATTGCGCTCTTTCGTCCTGGAAACACGTGTTCGTCGTGGGCTCGGACCAAGCGGCGTTCCGGTTGGTCCGCTGGCGCCGCAAAGCCGGCGGTCGAGCAAGTCCTGTGCCGTGCCGCCCCGTCACCGAGTGAGACGACTCGATCCTGGCAAACCCATGGCATCCCTGTCGCACGGATGCACCATCGATCAGCCGATATCACAATTGCACGTCGTTCGCGAGACCCGTGCCACGACGGCAGGTAACGGCCAGCCCGCGTGTGAACCAATGCCCGTTCCCTACGACCGGGTGCCCGGCTTCCAATCCGGATTGGACGGGCGAGAGCGACCCACGTCACCCGTCCGCCGCAGGTCGCCACCCTGCCGCCAGTCCCCATGGCGCCCTGCAGCCCATGGAGTCAGAACGGAAAGCGCGCGAATTTCTTGCCGAAGTAGGCGTCGACGGAGCTGGCGATCGCGGCCGAAACGCGCGCCCGCCACTCCGGCGAGAGCAATTCGCTCTCGTCCTTGCGGTTCGTGATGTAGCCGAGTTCGATCAGCACCGCCGGCACCTCGCGGGACTTCAGCACGCGAAACCCGGCCGAGCGGTGCGGCCTCTGATTGAGCGCCGTCTTCCCGTGGAGTTTGCCGAGCACCACCTCGGCGAAGCTGCGGGAGCGGACCTCGGCCTCGCGCCTCGCCAGGTCGAAGAGGATGTCGGCCAGTTCGTCCTGATCTTCCTCGACCTCGACGCCTGCCACCACGTCCGACTTGTTCTCACGCCGCGCGAACTCGTCGGCGAGCGCGTCCGATCCCTTGTCCGAGAGCGTGTAGACGGTTGCCCCCCGCACGCTCTGGGCATAGCGGGCCGGCAGGGAATCGGCGTGAACGGAGATGAAGAGGAGTGCGCCGTTCTCGCGTGCGATCTCGACGCGCCGGCGCAGAGGAATGAAGACGTCGGTGTCGCGGGTTAGCACGATATGATAGTTGGGCCGCTTGGACAGCTCTTCGCGCAACGCCAGTGCGACCGCCAGCAGCACGTCCTTTTCGCGCGTCCCGCTCGCCGACTTCGCCCCGGTATCGATGCCGCCATGACCGGCATCCACAACGATGACATTACGGCCCGCGCGCCGCGCCAGCATGCCGGGGGTCACCTCCACGGGTCGCGGCGCCCGCAGCGAGGCCTCCAGCTTTTCGCGGTCGCGGCGCTTCTGCACCTCGGCATCGAACGACGCCTGATCCGTTGTGACCAGATCGACGACGAGCTGGCGGGCCTCGCCCTCACGCAATTGATCGAGACGTGCCGCCTCGATGCGCACAGGTCCGGTCACGTCGATGACGATGCGCGCCTTGCCGGGCGCAAATAGACCATAGCGGAACGCCGAGACCAAGCCGCTCCCCTTGTTGCCGATCGCGTCCGGGAGTGTGAACTCGACCTCGGGCAGATCGACGATGACGCGGTAGGGGTTGTCGAGCGTGAAGACCTCGAAATCCACTTCCTCGCTGAAATCGATCGAAAAGCGCGTGAGGGTTCCGTCGCTGGTCAGTTTGGCGTTGCGCGATGTGACATCACGGGCGAATGCCCCGCCCACCGTCGACACGAGCATCGCGAGTACCACGCACGTCATCCACGAGGACCAGACCGCGGATGCGGTCGACCAGCCCCGTCCCACCCGCGTGTCCTTCGCCATGCCGCCGACCTCCTCCTCGATCTGCCGTGCGTCCCGACACGGCACCGCCGATGCCCCCACCGCGCCGGACGGCGGCGTTCCTGTGGCTCGCCCAACAAAATGGCATTGTCGCGGTGATGTTCTTAAGCGATTCTTCAACACGAACCGGTTAACCGATGATGGCAGGCGCCGAATCGGCGCTGCCGCGGGCGTGCCGCTTGCAAGGCCGGCGGCGAGCACGTATGACATCGAACGTGGGTTCGGACCGCGCTTGGCGAATGGCACCGTTGCCGCGCGAAGGGTCGGATCGGGCCGGCACATTCGGATTCAAGACGGTACGTCCCGCCGAGCAGGTTTTCGGCGCATGCCCCGAGCCAGATTCCGCTGGAGCCTGCGGTGCGGTTGCGCATCGCCGGCCGGGTGACATTTCGGCGACGATCGTGCCGATGTGAGTGAACGCGGTGGCCGCTCCAACTGCCATCGCCTCCGGGAGACCGGCAGCCCGGCATCGCGCAGGCGGCGCCGATCCGCGAACCCAACACGCCGGCTCTGCGTCGGCAAGAACAGGCGGGGCTCTCCCGCATCGAGAAACAACTTTGGAAACGCCTCGAACCCGCTTCACGGCCGCCATGTCAACCGTTCCGACAAATGTCGGTCGGACGATGGGCGCGACCGCCAGCGATGGCCGACGCCACTCGTGCGTCGCGGCTTTCGCGGTCGGCTCGGTCGGACGGGCGAGGCCTCAATTCGGCGCGATCGGCGCCCCTTCCCCAACTGCTTGCAGCCCACGGATCGGGGCCCATGCCGGTGCGCCAGGGACCGCACAACATGGCCGACAACAACAACAAGATGCTCATCGACGCCGCGCACCCGGAAGAAACCCGGGTGGTCGTACTGCGCGGCGATCGCGTGGAGGAGTTCGACTACGAATCAGCTAGCCGCAAGCCACTTCGCGGCAACATCTTTCTCGCCAAGGTGACGCGCGTCGAGCCGTCCCTCCAGGCGGCGTTCGTGGACTATGGCGGGAACCGCCATGGCTTCCTGGCGTTCAACGAAATCCACCCCGACTACTACCAGATTCCGGTCGCGGACCGGCAGGCGCTGCTGGCCGAAGAGGCCGCCGAGCAACGCGCCGAACGTGATGGGGAAGAGCGCGCCGTCTCACGCCAGGGCGGCGAGCGCCGCAGGAGCGGTGGCGGTTCCGGCCGCGACGACGAGGACGGCCCGAACGTCGCCCGCGCCTCGGACGATGACGACGCCGACGGCGAAGCGGCCTTCGATGCCGATGATAGGAATGGCGACGGCGACCCGGACGAGGGCGACGACGAACTGCGGGCGGACAGCGACGAGGCCGATGGCGAAACGCTCGAGTCGTCATCCGATGACGACGGGGACGCTGCGACCGGCGACGATGCCAATGAAGATGCCGACGAGCCGGCGGACGACGACGCCGACGGCAAGCCCCGCGAAATGCTCGAGAGCAGCGGGCTCGATGACCCGGTGATCAGCGAGGAGCACTCCGGGGACGAAGGCACGACGCTGCAGGAGAATACGGCCAGCACCAGCACGAGCGAGCCCGGGCAGGCCGGCGCGGCCACGGCGAGCGCCTTCCTCGGCTTCTATACGGCGCCGATGCACCCGATGGTGCCGCAGCCGTCCGCTGAAGCCCCGGCGAGCGTGGGCCAGCAGGGCAGCGAAGGTCCGATCGGCGATGCCGACGCAGATGCGGACGGCAACGAGGGATCGCTGGACGTCGATCGCGCAGAAGGTGGAGAGGCCGGCAATGGCGACGGTCTCGGCCGCCGGCACCGGCGCTCGCGCCGCCGCCGCGTGCGCTCGCGCACGGGCGACAATGGCGGCGCAAGGCGCGCCGAAGGCGACCAGCCGGAGGCCGGCAGAGCAGAGGACGACGCGGCCGCGCCCCGCCGTGAGCGCCCCGCGCGAGGCCGTCGGCGCAATGACGACGAGGGCGACGAGGACGCCGACCGCGAGGACCAGATCGAGGACGTCGGCCAGGAGGATGCACTCGAGGAAGTGCCACGGCGCATGCCCAAGCTGCGCCGGCAGTACCGCATCCAGGAAGTCATCCGCCGCCGCCAGATCGTCCTGGTCCAGGTCGTCAAGGAGGAACGCGGCAACAAGGGCGCCGCGCTCACCACCTATCTTTCGCTCGCCGGTCGCTACTGCGTACTGATGCCCAACACGCCGCGGGGCGGCGGCATCTCGCGCAAGATCACCAACCAGGCCGACCGCAAGCGGCTGCGCGAGATCGCCTCCGAACTCGAGGTTCCGGAGGGCATGGGCCTCATCATCCGCACGGCCGGCGCGAGCCGCACGAAGGCGGAACTCAAGCGCGACTACGAATACCTGCTGCGCCTCTGGGAAAACGTCCGCGACCTCACCCTGAAGTCCAACGCTCCCTCGCTGGTCTACGAGGAAGGTAACCTCATCAAGCGCTCGATCCGCGATCTCTATTCCAAGGAGGTCGAGGAGATTATCGTCGCTGGCGAGGACGGCTACCGCGAAGCCAAGGACTTCATGCGCATGCTGACCCCCAGTCATGCCAAGAACGTCAAACTCTACCGCGATCCCGAGCCACTGTTCACCCGCTACAAGATCGAGCGCCAGTTGAACGCCATGTTCAATCCGGTCGTCACCTTGAAGTCGGGCGGTTACATCGTGCTCAACCAGACCGAGGCGCTCGTCTCGGTCGACGTCAACTCCGGCAAGTCCACGCGCGAGCATTCGATCGAGGAGACGGCGCTCGCCACCAACCTCGAGGCGGCCGCCGAAGTCGCGCGTCAACTGCGTCTTCGCGACCTCGCCGGGCTCATCGTGATCGACTTCATCGACATGGAGGAGCGGCGCAACAACCGGCTCGTCGAGCGCCGCTTCAAGGAATGCCTCAAGGACGATCGGGCGCGCATCCAGGTCGGCAAGATCAGCGGATTCGGGCTGCTCGAGATGTCGCGCCAGCGGCTCCGGCCGGGCGTCGTCGAAGGTTCGACGACGCAGTGCCCGCACTGTCTCGGCACGGGCGTGATCCGTTCGGTCGAATCGGTTGCGCTCGCGGTCCTGCGCGGCCTCGAGGAGGCTTTGATCGGCCAGACGCTCTGCGATCTCATCGCGGTCTGCACCGCCGAAGCCTCGCTCTACATCCTCAACCACAAACGCGACTTCATCCGCGAGATCGAGGCCCGCTACGGTGTCTCGATCCTGGTTCAGGCCGACGATCGGTTGCAGGGCGCCAACTTCCGCATCGACCAGATCAAGGGCACCGCGCGTCCCGCACCGGCCCGTGATACCGCCATCAAGATGCACAGCGCCTTCGTCGACGACCTGCCGGAGGACGAAATCGAAGATGAGGCGGAGGAAACCCCGACCAAGCCGGAGGTGCGGACCAGCGGCGAGGACGAGGACGAGGCCGAGGAACGCCGCTCCAAGCGCCGCCGCCGCCGCCGGCGCGGGGGGCGTGACGAGCGGGACGAGGGCAGCGCACTCGAGGCCCGCAAACCCGCCGGCACCGGCAGCCCGCAGGACCGCGAGTTCGAGGCCGAAGCCGATGGCGACGACGAAGAGGACGACAGCGCCAATGGCGGGCTCGAGGAGAGCGAGCGCGGGGATGACGAGACCGCCGGCAACGGTGACGAGGCGCGCAAGCGCTCCCGCCGGCGGGGCAAGCGTGGCGGTCGCAAGAACCGGCGCGGCAACGGTGAGGTGACCGCGGGCGCGGCCCCGGACCGACCGGACGAGTCGGGCTCCGGCGATCGGCCGATCGATGTTCGACCCGACGATGAAGGCGACGCATCGACGGGGGCTCCAGCGACCGGCGAGCGGTTCGATCCCTTCGCCCACGTGTCGGTCATCACGCTGCCGGACGACGAACCGTTGCCGCCCCTCGGCGACGAGGCCGAAGCGGCGGATGCGCCAAAATCCCATGCGCGGACGGCTCCGATCGATCCTGGCGTCGAGAACGCGGGAGATCGCAGCGAGCCGCCGAGCCAGCCGGCCCCCGAGCGTGAGCGAGCGGAGATCGAGGAACCGTCAGCGCAAGCGCGCACCGGCGCGCCGGAGATCGCGAAACCCGCTGCGCCGGAGCCGGCAAAGCCAGCCGCGCCGCAGGAGCCGGATCGCCCGAAGCGCCGAGGGTGGTGGCAGACGGCGCTCGGTCGGGACTGACCCGCGGACCAGCGAGAGGCGGACCGCCGCGGTCCGCCGACCAGCTCCAACCGGCAAGACAGGGACGCTCGTTCCTGCCCTGCCGTCCTTCGGGGCGGGTCTCAGTAGCGCTTCAGAAACGTGACCAGCCTCTCGCTGCCCTCCGTGACCGCATCGCGTGATCCGGCATAGGAGAAGCGTACGAAGCTGCGCCCCCGCGCGGCGTCGAAATCGACGCCGGGCGTGATCGCGATGCCCGCCTCGTGCAGCAACCGCCGGGCGAAGCGGTCGCTGTCGTCGTCGACCTCGGACGTATCGGCATAGAGATAAAAGGCGCCGTCGGCGGGAGCGATGCCGCTCAGTCCAGCCTCGGCCAGCGCGGCCGTCAGAAGCGCCCGGTTGCCAGCATAGAGCGCTCGGTTCGCCTCCAGTTCGTCGCGGGCCGAGAGCGCGCCGAGTGCGGCGAATTGCGAGATCGTCGGCGGCGAGATGAAAAAGTGCTGCTGGAGACGCTCGAAACGGCCAACCGCCTGCCGTGGCACCACCAGCCAGCCGAGCCGCCAGCCGGTCATGGAAAAATACTTCGAGAAGCTGTTGACCACCACCACCCGATCACTGAACGCGAGAGCGCTGCTGGCGGGAGCGTCATAGGTCAGCCCGTGATAGATCTCGTCCGAGATGTAGTCGATCGAGCGTTCCTCGCAGCAGCCGACCAGCGCCTTCAGTTCGTCGGGTCGCAGCATCGTGCCGGTCGGATTGGCCGGCGATGCTACGAGGAGACCGGCAAGGCCCCGGCGATCGGCCTCGCGTGCGAGCATGTCGGGCGACGGGACCCAGCGCTCCTGCGGCCCGATCGAAAGCAGCACCGGCTCGAGGCCGAGCGCGGCGACGATCTGGCGATAGCAGGGATAGCCGGGCGAGGTGAGGGCGACACGCGCCCCCTGATCGAACAGCGCCAGGAAACTCAACAGGAACCCGGCGGACGAGCCTGTCGTCACGACGATCCGCTCGGGCCCCACATCGAGCCCGTACCAGTCGGCATAGAGCCGGGCGATGCCTTCGCGCAGCGCCCCCAGGCCGAGCGCATCCGTATAGCCGATCCGATCGCGCTCCAGAGCCTCTCTCGCGGCCTCGAGAGCGAGCCGCGGCGCCTTGGTGCCGGGCTGGCCGATCTCCATGTGCAGGATGCGCCGGCCCGATGCCTCGAGACGGTTGGCCTCGCGCATCAGCTCCATGACGTGGAACGGCTCGACATCGCCACGCAACGAGAGGGCCCGGATCAATCCGCCATCGACCATGCGTACGTCCTTTCGCTCTCGTCATCCGATGATGCGTGGCGACCCGAAACCCCTGACCGCAAGCCCAATGACCACTCTCACGGGGGCCGTTCGTCGTTCGGTCACCGTATCGCCCAAAATGGGACAATAGTCCTCATCCATCGCGCCGGCGCGACAAGTCGTCGTGCGTCGACCTCGCCCGAATCCGGCGACGACGATTGGAATATGCGGCCAATTCGCCTATGTCTCGTCTGCGAAAGGCGGTCCCATGCTCGAGATGATGCGCAGATATCCCAACGCTCCCGGCCTCTCGGGTGAGCGCCTGCGACGTGACTGGCGAACCGGTGCGCAACGCTTGGCGGTGTTGGCGCTCGCCGTCGTATCGATTGTGCTCGAGAGCGCCTCGGCACAGGCCCAGCGCCTCAGCTTCGTGCGCGATACCGAACTCGAGCAACTGCTCAGCGACTATTCGGCACCGATCTTCCGTGCCGCGGGCCTCGGCGGCGGACGCGTCACGATGCGCATCGTCAAGGACAACAGCTTCAATGCCTTCGTCCTCGACGGCCGCAACGTCTTCATGAATACCGGCACATTGATGCAGTCCGACACGCCGAACGAGGTGATCGGGGTCATCGCGCACGAGGCCGGCCACATCGCGGGCGGCCACCTCGCGGATATCCGCGCCAAGATCAAACGTGATTCGACCCGCCTCATGCTCATGCAGGCCCTGGGCATCGCGGCCATGGCGGCAGGTGCGGCCTCGGGCGACAAGGACATTGGCGAGATCGCGGGCGGCGTCGGCCAGACCATCCTCGGGGCCTCTGGCACGGCGGTGCAGCGCGGCATCCTGACCTATCGCCGGGTCCACGAATCGGCGGCGGATCAGGCAGCGATCTCCTATCTCAATGCTACGCGCCAGTCGGCCCGGGGCATGCTGTCGACCTTCGAGCGCTTCGCGCAGCAGGAACTCTTTTCGGCCCAGCTCCAGGACCCCTATGTGCGCAGCCACCCGATGCCGCAACAGCGCATCGCCCAGCTGCGCAACCTCGCCTCCCGCAGTCCGCATTTCGACGAGCGCGATGCGCCGTCGCTCCAACTGCGCCACGATCTCATGCGGGCCAAGCTCTCCGGCTATCTCGAGCGCCCGCAGACCGTTTTCAATCGCTTTCCCGAGAGCGACAACAGCCTGCCCGCGCAATACGCGCGGGCCATCGCGAGCTTTTTCGGCTCGGGTATCGAGAGCGCGTTGCCTCGCGTGGAGCGGCTCATCGCCGCCAAGCCGGATTACCCCTATTTCCACGAACTCAAAGGCGAACTCCTGCTGCGTAGCGGACGCGCGGCTGAAGCGGTCGGACCGCTGCGCAAGGCGCTCACGCTGGCGGGCGACGGCGATCTCATCCGCATCCGGCTCGCACAGGCGCTGATTTCGATGAACGATCGCTCGGTCGTCGACGAGGCCATAGCCATGCTGCGCAAGGCGCTGACGAGCGAAGAGAATTCGGCGGGCTACCGCCAGCTCGCCACCGCCTACTGGCAAAGCGGGCGGGAGGGCGATGCCTACCTCGCTTCGGCTCAAGCACACTTCTTCGAGGGCAACCTCGGCGAGGCCAAGCGCTTTGCCGAGCGCGCTCAAGCACAATTCCGTCAGGGAACACCAAGTTGGATCAAGGCTGACGACATCATAAAGTTTCAGCGTTAGGAGTGGGATCGGCAAGCGCGTGCCACGT
Protein-coding sequences here:
- a CDS encoding PBP1A family penicillin-binding protein, whose amino-acid sequence is MNPAILPPKVQKKKRRKSLLLGFFGFLFTVGFFGFVAAASVVGIVFWQITQDLPNYEVLRRYEPPVMTRIHASDGSLIGEYARERRIFVPINAIPEQVRQAFLSAEDKNFYEHNGIDPAGIARAVAVAFKGGRLTGASTITQQVAKNFLLTNERSFERKIKEAILALKMEHAFDKDYILELYLNEIYMGGPQIHGVAAAGLYYFNRELRDLSLAQAAFLAGLPKGANNYHPIRKRDAAIIRRNYVLGRMLADGFITKEQHDEAAADPLDVSFRPLGTWLPGSEYFAEEVRKQLVDIYTDAGLYGGGLSVRTALDPVLQQMAKLALVEGLVRYDRRQGWRGVHASIDASGDWGATLAAVEAPENIDPWRLAVVLDVGRDVAELGLEPTRDPNGALMADRTTGRLRLQSAAWAKPPKSQGLAGLLKVGDVIFVRPVDGQQGNWELMQRPEVQGGMVVMDPHTGRVRALVGGFSFERNKDEFNRAVQARRQPGSSFKPFVYAAALDNGYTPSSIILDAPITIEQGNGQDDWKPENYSRNFGGPSTLRTGIELSRNLMTVRLARDVGMPIITDYARRFGIYDNLLPVLSMSLGAGETTLLRMTAGYAMLANGGKRIEPTLIDRIQDRRGRTVWRHDRRACGNCNFESWANQPEPELADARRQIVDPHTAYQMTLMLEGVVERGTGQRVKAVGKPLAGKTGTTNDEKDAWFVGFSPDLVVGVYIGFDTPRPMGKGETGGSISSPVFRDFMQLALANQPAIPFRSPPGVKMIRVNRKTGLRTSASDPDAILEAFKPEDEPADTYNEYFGTDSGGGNGVGGIWGAQPSFGAGRGLY
- a CDS encoding Rne/Rng family ribonuclease; its protein translation is MADNNNKMLIDAAHPEETRVVVLRGDRVEEFDYESASRKPLRGNIFLAKVTRVEPSLQAAFVDYGGNRHGFLAFNEIHPDYYQIPVADRQALLAEEAAEQRAERDGEERAVSRQGGERRRSGGGSGRDDEDGPNVARASDDDDADGEAAFDADDRNGDGDPDEGDDELRADSDEADGETLESSSDDDGDAATGDDANEDADEPADDDADGKPREMLESSGLDDPVISEEHSGDEGTTLQENTASTSTSEPGQAGAATASAFLGFYTAPMHPMVPQPSAEAPASVGQQGSEGPIGDADADADGNEGSLDVDRAEGGEAGNGDGLGRRHRRSRRRRVRSRTGDNGGARRAEGDQPEAGRAEDDAAAPRRERPARGRRRNDDEGDEDADREDQIEDVGQEDALEEVPRRMPKLRRQYRIQEVIRRRQIVLVQVVKEERGNKGAALTTYLSLAGRYCVLMPNTPRGGGISRKITNQADRKRLREIASELEVPEGMGLIIRTAGASRTKAELKRDYEYLLRLWENVRDLTLKSNAPSLVYEEGNLIKRSIRDLYSKEVEEIIVAGEDGYREAKDFMRMLTPSHAKNVKLYRDPEPLFTRYKIERQLNAMFNPVVTLKSGGYIVLNQTEALVSVDVNSGKSTREHSIEETALATNLEAAAEVARQLRLRDLAGLIVIDFIDMEERRNNRLVERRFKECLKDDRARIQVGKISGFGLLEMSRQRLRPGVVEGSTTQCPHCLGTGVIRSVESVALAVLRGLEEALIGQTLCDLIAVCTAEASLYILNHKRDFIREIEARYGVSILVQADDRLQGANFRIDQIKGTARPAPARDTAIKMHSAFVDDLPEDEIEDEAEETPTKPEVRTSGEDEDEAEERRSKRRRRRRRGGRDERDEGSALEARKPAGTGSPQDREFEAEADGDDEEDDSANGGLEESERGDDETAGNGDEARKRSRRRGKRGGRKNRRGNGEVTAGAAPDRPDESGSGDRPIDVRPDDEGDASTGAPATGERFDPFAHVSVITLPDDEPLPPLGDEAEAADAPKSHARTAPIDPGVENAGDRSEPPSQPAPERERAEIEEPSAQARTGAPEIAKPAAPEPAKPAAPQEPDRPKRRGWWQTALGRD
- a CDS encoding M48 family metalloprotease, which produces MRRYPNAPGLSGERLRRDWRTGAQRLAVLALAVVSIVLESASAQAQRLSFVRDTELEQLLSDYSAPIFRAAGLGGGRVTMRIVKDNSFNAFVLDGRNVFMNTGTLMQSDTPNEVIGVIAHEAGHIAGGHLADIRAKIKRDSTRLMLMQALGIAAMAAGAASGDKDIGEIAGGVGQTILGASGTAVQRGILTYRRVHESAADQAAISYLNATRQSARGMLSTFERFAQQELFSAQLQDPYVRSHPMPQQRIAQLRNLASRSPHFDERDAPSLQLRHDLMRAKLSGYLERPQTVFNRFPESDNSLPAQYARAIASFFGSGIESALPRVERLIAAKPDYPYFHELKGELLLRSGRAAEAVGPLRKALTLAGDGDLIRIRLAQALISMNDRSVVDEAIAMLRKALTSEENSAGYRQLATAYWQSGREGDAYLASAQAHFFEGNLGEAKRFAERAQAQFRQGTPSWIKADDIIKFQR
- a CDS encoding AMIN domain-containing protein; translation: MAKDTRVGRGWSTASAVWSSWMTCVVLAMLVSTVGGAFARDVTSRNAKLTSDGTLTRFSIDFSEEVDFEVFTLDNPYRVIVDLPEVEFTLPDAIGNKGSGLVSAFRYGLFAPGKARIVIDVTGPVRIEAARLDQLREGEARQLVVDLVTTDQASFDAEVQKRRDREKLEASLRAPRPVEVTPGMLARRAGRNVIVVDAGHGGIDTGAKSASGTREKDVLLAVALALREELSKRPNYHIVLTRDTDVFIPLRRRVEIARENGALLFISVHADSLPARYAQSVRGATVYTLSDKGSDALADEFARRENKSDVVAGVEVEEDQDELADILFDLARREAEVRSRSFAEVVLGKLHGKTALNQRPHRSAGFRVLKSREVPAVLIELGYITNRKDESELLSPEWRARVSAAIASSVDAYFGKKFARFPF
- a CDS encoding aminotransferase class I/II-fold pyridoxal phosphate-dependent enzyme produces the protein MVDGGLIRALSLRGDVEPFHVMELMREANRLEASGRRILHMEIGQPGTKAPRLALEAAREALERDRIGYTDALGLGALREGIARLYADWYGLDVGPERIVVTTGSSAGFLLSFLALFDQGARVALTSPGYPCYRQIVAALGLEPVLLSIGPQERWVPSPDMLAREADRRGLAGLLVASPANPTGTMLRPDELKALVGCCEERSIDYISDEIYHGLTYDAPASSALAFSDRVVVVNSFSKYFSMTGWRLGWLVVPRQAVGRFERLQQHFFISPPTISQFAALGALSARDELEANRALYAGNRALLTAALAEAGLSGIAPADGAFYLYADTSEVDDDSDRFARRLLHEAGIAITPGVDFDAARGRSFVRFSYAGSRDAVTEGSERLVTFLKRY